In Kaistia algarum, the DNA window CCATACGGTCATGCTCAGCAATTCGCGCGGGCCGCAGACTTTGTTCACCCAGCGCTACGGCATCGGTACCGAGGTCGGGACGGTGGAAGAGGCGGCGGCGTTCGGCGACATCGTGGTGATCGCCATTCCGCTTGCCGCCTATCGTACGGTTCCGGCGACGCCGCTCGCCGGCAAGGTGGTGCTCGATGCCAACAATTACTATCCGGACCGCGATGGCCGCATCGCCGAGCTGGACAGCAACGAGGCCACGACCAGCGAATTGCTCGCCCGCCACCTGCCGGCCTCGCGCATCGTGAAGGCGTTCAATGCCATCACCATGGGCGATCTGGAAAAGGATGGCCGCCCTGCCGGTTCGCCCGGCCGGCGCGCGCTGCCGCTAGCCGGCGACGACGCCGAGGGCAAGGCGATTGCCGCAGCCCTCTACGATGCCTTCGGCTTCGACACGGTCGATGCCGGCGGTCTATCCGAGGGCTGGCGCTTCGAGCGTGGCACACCGGCCTATTGCGTCGCCTTCGACAAGGCGGAACTCGCGCGGGAACTCGCCCGCGCGCCGCGCATCGACCAGCTCGCGACATAGGCTTCGCTATCCCGCACGCGCTCACGGCCTTCAGGGCGAGGTCGTGAGCTGCCTGCCGAATGCGCCGCTAGTCGTCCTGATCGGCACTGTCGTGCGATCCGGCCTCGTCATCGGCCTCGATCTCGCCATGCTTCCGATGCTCCGCCGACCGGGCGCCGGCGTGCCCATCATCATCGTCATCGCCGGCAACGCCCTGCACGGCAAGCGGACCGGCAACCGGCTGTACCGGGATCGCGTCGAGATCGATCGCCAAGGGATCGGCCGGCGCGGTGGTGCCGATGGAGGCTGCGATCGCCGGCAGAGCGAGCCCGCCGAAGACCAGCGGAACGATGGCGGCCAGCCAGAGCAGTGATTTGCGCATGGTTCTGATATCCTTGGAAAGGCACCCGGAGTTGGGGTGCGACGATCCACGCTAGGCGAAGGCGGCTTGCGGCCGGCTGACCGGGATTGTCAGCCAGTTGACAGCTTGCGCGTGGCAGGAACGAGCGATGGGAATGAGCCTGAGACGCGCGGTCGTGATGGGGCTGGGTGTTCTGGCGCTCGCCATGCCGCTTGCCGTCCAGGCCGGAAGCCAGGACAGCGACGGAGATGATG includes these proteins:
- a CDS encoding NADPH-dependent F420 reductase translates to MITSFWLGVCGLHENLSPNHDELNPPSTTIIWRRDMKIGIIGAGFVGRAIAKLATEAGHTVMLSNSRGPQTLFTQRYGIGTEVGTVEEAAAFGDIVVIAIPLAAYRTVPATPLAGKVVLDANNYYPDRDGRIAELDSNEATTSELLARHLPASRIVKAFNAITMGDLEKDGRPAGSPGRRALPLAGDDAEGKAIAAALYDAFGFDTVDAGGLSEGWRFERGTPAYCVAFDKAELARELARAPRIDQLAT